DNA sequence from the Phoenix dactylifera cultivar Barhee BC4 chromosome 13, palm_55x_up_171113_PBpolish2nd_filt_p, whole genome shotgun sequence genome:
CCCCTACTCTTTTGCTATCATGATTTATGTTCTATAATTGATGTGTAGGAAGACAGAATTGATCGGATTTTAAAAACTAAATATGTGACTTTGATtgtcactttttttttcctcagtcAAGTAAGAAGTTGTTATTCATCATTTTTGTTGTTATTGTAGAAATGGGTGGTATCTGTACAGTGTAATATATAATTTTCCTCCATAATTTTTGTAGCAGGACAAAGTGGCAGGCTTGCTTTACTAAGACAAATTGGTCCTTCAATCTGCATGCAATAGATGCCTAATTATCTCCTTGATGTTAACTGATGTTTTCACTTGCCTCAATTTAATAGCAGTTGAATGAGATTGAAACCTTAATTCCCTGGCATGCTTTTTTATTAGTTTAGAATGTTTGAATTGACAAACATAGTGACTTATGTGAGGaagaaatcaattttttttcttttctctttttcataTAGAGATTCTATGATGTTGAAAATAGTTAAGTGCTTACCTTAGAGGATCTCAAAGTTCGTAAGATTTGCATCATCTATTTTTAGTCTGTCAATGGGCAATGTGGGTTGAAGTGGCTTAAATTatcaacatatttcagaatATGAAGGCTATGGATTGGTTCAACTAAGAAAGGAATATAGGGAAATTTTTAATATAGGAATCAAAAGAAGACAAATGTTTAATATCGCTCTTAAATTAGGTACAAATTTAACTATACCTGTAGATGTGACATACAAGATATAAATTATGCAACTGAAAGATTTGGTACTTATTGATATGATAAACGACATGTTTGGGTTAGCTACCTAGCTTCACTATGTAGTCAAGCCATGTTACCAGGACACTTCAGTTTCTGGGAGTTAGAATACGGACACTCCTAGACATGACATGATACAACAAGACACTGTGTGATACTCGAAAACTTGAATGTTGTGCTTAAGTCAGCTAGAATTGTCAGCACTTGGCATTGTGTTTTGGTGTGTCCTGTCAAGGATACCTCATTGCAATTCATGACACTTGAATTCTCAACTACATCAGTATCAAACTATTTGTCGGAAGTCTTCAGATTCTACTGGTGAAGTGTCATTcctattttttccttttctttagtgTTAATGGATGCAAATTTTTTATCTGAGTGCTATTTACCAGTCAAcgaaatctacttgttatcatcttttacatatttatttttcttgcttttatAAATTGTATTATATGGAAATGTCTTGATACAAGTGTCCTGTGTCAAGATTTTTTGGAGGTTATGATGTCAGACACTTGGGGACACTTAAAACCTATGTCACTTGTATACGTAATGCTCTGTAGTGAGCAGGGAAGAAAAACTTTGGATAGGTGTTGCTTTGTCTGAGTACTTTATAGTTATTTCCACAAGATAGTTTTAACTTGAATCTTAATGTTCATGCATGTTATATGTCATTTACTGATATTTTCTTTCCCCCCACTTTGTGGAGGATCTTCAATTGATGCTCAAAGGAAATCTCTGTCTGGTTACCAAGCTACCCTCTGATCCTGTTTGAAAACATTCTCGTATGAACTTTTAAATACTTATTTGCAAATCTGGATTTGGAAAAATAGGACAGATATTATGCCTATTTTAGAAGCATGCATTTGATAGCGATTAGGGAATGAGAGAGCATGGATAATGTTTaccataatcaacagcataatGGAATTCCCTTTCAATAATGCGAGTCTGATATGGAACCAAACTTTTATTGGTTATGGCTGCTTTGTGATTATAGGATAGCACCAATGCCACGTCATTCCTACTTTTCTTTGTCTAGGTTCAAATGTAAGATTCAGCATTCATATAATTTATACAATCATGCATTGTTTGTACTTCATCAATTCCTTAAATATGCGTGTTTGTCCAGTTTATTATACTGCCTCATTAAGATTTTGATTCATTCCTGTGTGTGTGCGCTAATCCCAGGTATGTGGCTGATGGGAGGCCCTTTTGGCAATTCATAGTTACTTCTTCTACAGGGTGTTCAGATTTACAATACTTCGAAGAGCTGTATCAATACTATTCAACAGAAAAGGTGGGCTGAATCTTATGTGGGAATGTCATTGTAGTTTCCAAGTTTGCTGTCAAGTCAAGTCTTACAgttattattttgttttctaGGCTTGGCATCTTTGTGATCCTGATGCAGAAAAAGTTTTTCAAGCTTTGAGAAAGGCTGGAGTGAAAACAGCTATAGTCTCGAATTTTGACACCCGCTTACGGTCTCTGCTGCAAGCGCTAAAATGTGATCACTGGTTTGATGCAGTTGCGGTGTCAGCTGAGGTAAGTGGCCTTTTCTGTTTCTCCTTTTTCCCCTTCCTATGAATAGGTATGCGGTGTGTATGGTCAGTAGTCAcctataatgttattttgacatACAGAGTTGCAACTTGAGTTATGAAACCACCCCTCAAAATTTTTGCATTTGTTAATTTGTATTAAGATGCTTTATAGACTTTAGGTTGGTGAATCCATGTTTatattatcttgtatttcacaCAAATAAACTGGCATAATATGCTCTTTTTAGTgttcctttttcatttgatccacTATTAAATGTTTGTCCTTGTCACTGCAAACTTACTAATTAATTGGTATTGATCTTGTTTCCAGACTTTCTCTAAGATCTTAGGAATGCTTTGTAACAGGTAGCAGCTGAAAAGCCCAACCCGACAATATTTTTGAAGGCGTGTGAGTTGTTGGGAGTAAAACCTGAGGAAGCAGTGCATGTCGGTGATGATCGCAGGAATGATATATGGGGAGCTAGGGATGCAGGTTGTGATGCATGGCTTTGGGGCAGCGATGTCCACTCTTTCAAGGAGGTATCTTACGTACTCTCAGTTGTCAATTCATGACCTAAATCCTTAGATATCATCAATGATATGATGAAGGTACTCAGAAAATATTGCGTCTGGATACaactattatgatataatgtggATATCATTCAAAAGGCCACCATTGATCTTGACTATGATAATTCCAAGACTCTTTACAAGTTTCTGCCATGGCTAAATTCATGTTGCAGGCTTTCCTGGAGATGTTTCACATGATTTCTAAGTCCTTAATCAACTTAAATACCTTATAGGAGACTGccttggttttctgttttggaACCCTGTTGTTTCCTCTGTGatttcttttactcttagggttgCATGTCATGTTTGTGGGAATTTAGAGAAATATTCATGAGCTCTCAGGCTGGATGTTCTCAGGCTTCTTATATCTGGCCTGTTTTGGTGTGGTCCGATCTTTGAGCAGCTCGGTGGTGCCGGCCttgtttcttctccttttctttcctctttcttttctcttcttgcgATCATTGTATATTCTTGAGTAATGCTAATACACTTGCAAAATGATATTAGtcccgttagattagttttgacTTGATGATGGGGTCTCCGGCACCGATTATTTGAGCTATTAGATATGATCTACTGTCGCTAAGATGCTTACTGTCAGAATTGGAGACTCCTAGCCTCCTATGCATCAAATGGTTAAAACTGGACAATTTAACTAAACAAAACAATGCATACTTTTGACTACTTGATGCATAGCTTAGGGATCCTCAAATGACATGATCTTTTGGTAGTAAATAGTTTAGAGATAATAGACTATATCCAATATCTTGAATCATCAGTGCCAGGTCCCTCTCGTTTGGTTAGGACTGACCTAACAGGGGCTGATATCTTTTTGCGAGTATATTAGCGCTACTCTATATTCTTATTGAAATGGTGGTGCTTCAACAACATCTttcttaaccaaaaaaaaaggaacaaaatgCCTTCCTGGTTAATCTCATGGCAAGTTGGTTTCACGCAATGACACTATGGAATCTTATTCATGGGTTTTTTTGTGCAGGTTGCCCAAAGAATTGGTGTCCAAGTTTGAGGAAGCAGTCATGCTCATGCCGCCAAGTAATTCCATGTTCAGATCATGTGTACAGGATATCATCTCCTCTCTGACATCAAGTTTCTGATCATagctatattatattaatttacAGAAAAAAAATAGTGAGGAAGAAGGGAGATGTATCAGGAAAATGAGATCTTCATGAATTTTCAGTTTCTGAAGTTGGAAATAATTATGTGAACTTGGCTATCCATCATAACTATCTACTACGATATTTTGCTGTTGGGAATACTGTAACATGAGCAAGGAAAATGCAAGTCCCtttgagaaaaaagagagaagagtatGGGATatgtaacaaaaaaaagaaaatcttctCTCGAGGGAGCTACCTAATCTAGACTAGAGTATGTTCATGGAATTTTGAAATAGATTTGAGTTGGCCTTTCTGATTTCTAAGATGGGGAGAAAATTAAGCCATCTTCATTATTCTATGATGAAGGTGAAGCATATATGCTTTTCCTCCTGCAATCCTCAGAATGGTTTTGTATTTCAAGTTAAATCGCTGAAGCAATAATCGTGTTTCCTGACACCAAAACAGTGTAGGCAAGTAGGAAAAATCTCGGTAGACTATTTTGTGACAAATCCCAAGGAACAACTAATACGATATGTATTTTTCATCAGCATGATATCAATTAAACCtatcgtgtgtgtgtgtgtgtgtgtgtgtgtgtgtgtgtctttgTGTCTTTCTAAAGAGATTGACATGTTTGTTGTTATCTAGTGTTTGCCCTATGAAGTGGGTCTGATAtcaattaatcctattttatatatatatatatatatatatatttgtgaaCCCATTTAACGTTATATTGATGAAAGAGATTGACATGTTTGTTGTTATATAGTGTTTGCCCTATGAAGTGTGTCTGATATCAATTAAacctattatatatatatatatatatatatatatatatatttgtgaaTTCATTTAACGTTATATTGATGAAAGAGATTGACAGGTTTGTTGTTATGTAGTGTTTGCCCTATAAAGTGTGTCTGGTAGGATTGCTCGGATGGTATTTCCATTGCAAATTTTTCCCACTCGACCCTACAAAATTAGGTTTCACTGCTACATGTGGATGTGCTAGGCGGGTCAACTTGATGGTGGACATGCCCACCTGTCTTACCTGGATTGTTTGTGGTTCCCTTTGTTTCTGTAACTCTtgagttcccttcttgccaatcTATTTGGCTAGTCTGCATCAAGATTAGAAAATACCATCATGTAATGCTAATAAACATTTTATTGTTGTTGattaaattcttcaaccagaacTTCTTGATGAAATATATTTGCGATCAGAGGAACATCAAGTCAAACACCATATAAGAAATGATGTTTATGAAGACTTTGATCAGGATCTAAGGACTCATTTGGTTCacggaaaaagaaggaagaaaagtgtagttaacgaaaaaaaaaaaagaagaaatatctCTTACTTAGAGTTTTTAAATGAGAGAGATAAATAGTAGTATTTTTATATgaataagattttcatattttatgagAAAGACAAATTTACGGAGGATATGAAAAGCTACTGtccaattagtttttttttttttttaaagtgccTTTAAGCCATTAAAATCCATGGGTAAGACTTCTCTATATCAAATTTATTAAAAGCATAGTAGGTATTTTATACAACTATCCCAGAAGAGTAATGCTTAACCAAACATAAATATCATATactaagaaaaaatatttcaatgaaGAAAAATTCTTTCTGCGAACCAAATGAGTCTTAAATTTAGGAGCTTCTCTGCGGGAGCCGGtctattaagaaaaaaaaaaaatcatattttcactCAAAAAGAGATTTAGGTGTGCTTCAATTACCgatcaaaaaaaatgaagtcatGGTAATGCTAGGATGACGAGAAATTACCATCAACACAAATATCTATTCCCCTATGAGCGTATTTAACACTTAGCTTTGTAATTAGTGCCACCTCTTAGTCTAAAGCCAATCTGAAAAATAACTTGGTACAATCTGATAGGAATTCGCAAGTTATCTGAGTTAAGCttagattgaaaaaaaaaaaaaacatgatacTTTTTAAATATAGTCCAGATATGAATCACTAGGCATCCCGATCGTACGAATCCAAAATTTGTATACTATATTTTCACATCTCGTTTTCCCAAAATTAAATTATCAATTTATGCTGACTCCAAACTTTACGTGGTTGTCTATCACATTTAACAGAAAATATGTTGTTGATGGTGTTGACGTgtcatctacttgttatgcagCAACTATAAATGCACTTTTTATAGCTTTACCTGAGTTTAACCGAAAGACTTCTGGATCAAAACCATATCGTAAATCCGACAGGATCCAACCCAAACGGAAATGGATTCGACCTAGATTCAATTTTCCGACACGATTCAAGAATGTGTTGGATTCGAAGTTTGCCCATCTTCAATCCAGCCTAACCCTCTTGCAACAGCCAATCTCATAATTACCATCCTTGTGGCTTCAAGCCGTCTCTCTCGTGATGTTGCCATCCATCTTGAGCCACTTCATACCGTGGCTCGCCTGGGGGCGGTCTCTACCAAGGAGTAGCCGGCGATGGGGAAAAATCTCCTCATCTTCCTCTCTGCCGCCGGCGTCGCGCTTTTAGCTATCCTCCTCCTTCCCACTCGAAGCCCCTCTCGTATTAATCACTAAACCCCTGTCTATTTAAAATCTAATggtcaaaaaaagaagaagatagcgaGAACTAAGCAATCGTGGTTGGAATCGCAGGGAGTCTATGGAAGTGGCGCCGGACTTCCGCGGATCTGGTGGTGATGAACGCCACTATCTACACCAGCGACCACTCCCTTCCCTTCGCCGAAGCCATGGCCATCCGGAACGGCCGGATTCTCGGAGTCGGAAACTATTCCTCTGTTAAGGTAGTTTTGATCTCTTTTCTGTTATTAAAGCACTGCTTTCTTTGTTCATAACCGCTTGTGTCGATTATTGGAGTCTTTGGTCATCGTGACTGCAGGACCTAGTGGGTTATGGAACTCGGGAATTGAATCTTAATGGGAAGGTTGTGATTCCAGGGTTTATCGATTCGCATGCGCAC
Encoded proteins:
- the LOC103701642 gene encoding haloacid dehalogenase-like hydrolase domain-containing protein 3, which encodes MTRALTRNSLMAAVGLWTRLRSGPVLSSYYHLCGKYGTSGCKNGQRHQEYSTESAAAEVEVAEGLRPLPGGGGGWDFVGAREYLEYRRALYGEITHKAVLVDAVGTLVVPSQPMAQIYRNLGEKYGVQYSEDEILSRYRWAYEQPWGRSRLRYVADGRPFWQFIVTSSTGCSDLQYFEELYQYYSTEKAWHLCDPDAEKVFQALRKAGVKTAIVSNFDTRLRSLLQALKCDHWFDAVAVSAEVAAEKPNPTIFLKACELLGVKPEEAVHVGDDRRNDIWGARDAGCDAWLWGSDVHSFKEVAQRIGVQV